One Sphaerisporangium krabiense DNA segment encodes these proteins:
- a CDS encoding maleate cis-trans isomerase family protein translates to MTAIRVGMIVPSSNTTMETEIPAMLRAREEIRPERFTFHSSRMRMRHVDPEQLREMDEQSLRCAVELADADVDVMAYACLVAIMAQGPGYHRTSQGNLAERAGGSIPVVTSAGALVEGLQHLGAKKISVIAPYMKPLTQTVCDYIQAEGVEVHDAISLEVSDNLAVGRLDPAGLVDIAGKVDTSGVDALVLSACVQMPSLPVVQRIQDAFDIPVVTASVATVWRTLRVLGLDPVVPGAGWLLADRG, encoded by the coding sequence ATGACGGCGATCCGGGTCGGCATGATCGTGCCGAGCTCGAACACGACGATGGAGACCGAGATCCCCGCGATGCTGCGCGCCCGGGAGGAGATCCGCCCCGAGCGGTTCACCTTCCACTCCTCCCGGATGCGCATGCGGCACGTGGATCCCGAGCAGCTCCGCGAGATGGACGAGCAGTCGCTGCGCTGCGCGGTCGAGCTCGCCGACGCCGACGTGGACGTCATGGCCTACGCGTGCCTCGTGGCCATCATGGCCCAGGGCCCCGGCTACCACCGGACCAGCCAGGGCAACCTGGCCGAGAGGGCCGGGGGGAGCATCCCGGTCGTCACCTCGGCGGGCGCGCTCGTCGAAGGACTCCAGCACCTCGGGGCGAAGAAGATCTCGGTGATCGCCCCCTACATGAAGCCCCTCACCCAGACCGTCTGCGACTACATCCAGGCCGAGGGCGTCGAGGTACACGACGCGATCAGCCTGGAGGTCTCCGACAACCTGGCGGTCGGGCGGCTCGACCCGGCCGGCCTCGTCGACATCGCGGGGAAGGTCGACACCTCGGGCGTGGACGCGCTCGTGCTCAGCGCGTGCGTGCAGATGCCCTCGCTGCCCGTCGTGCAGCGGATCCAGGACGCGTTCGACATCCCGGTGGTGACCGCCTCGGTCGCCACGGTGTGGCGGACACTCCGCGTGCTCGGCCTCGACCCGGTCGTCCCGGGCGCGGGGTGGCTGCTCGCGGATCGCGGCTGA
- a CDS encoding purine-cytosine permease family protein, producing MLPVTHEDDPRVVEEQRAEDYAQHAVPLTARVPKFKLLMANWSLLSAMVWLFYGALVSSLVGTRQAIIGLVGTVVVYTALNWFMTAWGVRWGLNPTLLSRRMFGAVGAVLTSLLIAANATYYAVFESSVLAQAFKMHFGGPDIRWWYLIVVVAILPLMMGSVQTWMDRVNGILLPVYVVGVIAAVVVAAVKAGGQSDWLQFAGVIPPEARPVPGWLMAFTLYMGIWLLMPTTVEFARLGRPKDLRFHQNVTFGWVYWVWLFLLNGLAGIFLTRTVLPGDPAAEAGVVQAIVTTLGLWGVLLIVVTQTRVNTVNYYLSSINWQRVFARVFGLRLPRLVWVLIVAAVAFLLMLTDVFSYLQTALTWQGVFLVSWVGVVVTHFALTPRDRGPGGPEFRPGRLRAFTPGLGVWVVSAAVGIWLTQSPETFPALSQLAPLIALAVSVVLYAVVLKLGPSSLLRRDGDLRAEVDDVWAARVACGVCERSYVAFEMDRDPAGGDVPVCTACAELGRAPTQEAVRVS from the coding sequence ATGTTGCCCGTCACCCACGAGGACGACCCCCGGGTCGTCGAAGAGCAGCGCGCCGAGGACTACGCCCAGCACGCGGTCCCCCTCACGGCGCGCGTCCCCAAGTTCAAGCTCCTGATGGCCAACTGGTCGCTGCTCAGCGCCATGGTCTGGCTCTTCTACGGCGCACTCGTCTCCAGCCTGGTCGGCACCCGCCAGGCGATCATCGGACTCGTCGGCACGGTGGTCGTCTACACCGCGCTCAACTGGTTCATGACCGCCTGGGGCGTCCGCTGGGGCCTCAACCCCACGCTGCTGTCCCGCCGCATGTTCGGCGCCGTCGGCGCCGTCCTCACCTCGCTCCTGATCGCCGCCAACGCCACCTACTACGCGGTCTTCGAGAGCAGCGTGCTCGCCCAGGCGTTCAAGATGCACTTCGGCGGGCCCGACATCCGCTGGTGGTACCTCATCGTGGTCGTGGCGATCCTGCCGCTCATGATGGGCAGCGTGCAGACCTGGATGGACCGGGTCAACGGCATCCTGCTCCCCGTCTACGTGGTCGGCGTCATCGCGGCCGTCGTCGTCGCGGCCGTCAAGGCGGGCGGCCAGTCGGACTGGTTGCAGTTCGCCGGCGTGATCCCGCCCGAGGCACGGCCCGTGCCCGGCTGGCTCATGGCGTTCACCCTCTACATGGGCATCTGGCTGCTCATGCCCACCACCGTGGAGTTCGCCCGGCTCGGCAGGCCGAAGGACCTGCGCTTCCACCAGAACGTCACCTTCGGCTGGGTCTACTGGGTCTGGCTGTTCCTCCTCAACGGCCTGGCGGGCATCTTCCTCACCCGCACGGTCCTGCCCGGCGACCCCGCCGCCGAGGCGGGCGTCGTCCAGGCCATCGTCACCACCCTCGGCCTGTGGGGCGTCCTGCTCATCGTGGTCACCCAGACCCGGGTCAACACCGTCAACTACTACCTGTCCTCCATCAACTGGCAGCGCGTGTTCGCCCGCGTGTTCGGCCTGCGCCTGCCACGGCTGGTCTGGGTCCTCATCGTCGCCGCCGTGGCGTTCCTGCTCATGCTCACCGACGTGTTCAGCTACCTGCAGACCGCGCTGACCTGGCAGGGCGTCTTCCTGGTGAGCTGGGTGGGCGTCGTCGTCACCCATTTCGCGCTCACCCCGCGCGACCGCGGCCCCGGCGGCCCCGAGTTCCGGCCCGGCCGGCTGCGCGCGTTCACCCCCGGGCTCGGCGTGTGGGTGGTCTCCGCCGCGGTGGGCATCTGGCTCACCCAGAGCCCGGAGACCTTCCCGGCCCTGTCCCAGCTCGCGCCGCTGATCGCGCTCGCGGTCAGCGTCGTCCTCTACGCCGTCGTCCTCAAGCTCGGCCCGTCCAGCCTGCTGCGCCGCGACGGCGACCTGCGCGCCGAGGTGGACGACGTGTGGGCCGCCCGCGTCGCCTGCGGGGTCTGCGAACGCTCCTATGTGGCGTTCGAGATGGACCGCGACCCGGCCGGCGGCGACGTCCCCGTCTGCACCGCGTGCGCCGAGCTCGGCCGCGCGCCGACACAGGAAGCCGTGAGAGTCTCATGA
- a CDS encoding VOC family protein: MIVRGISWLGSRTDHFEDMRAFLADVVGLPIGLDQPGAVVFDLPDGDAFEVFKPADTEHSFFEHPVAGLLVDDVRAARAELEAHGVAFIGEVHVGVETSWATEWSHFRAPDGHVYVLVSRPAKHPGGGRRHFDELRVCLKVTDLDAAVRLYRDGLGLPIVDEWTHPGGQRGVLFAVAPAAIELFDEAQWDLVDDAETGARHGRDHALRVEVRDEAELERLAARLAEHGATRGPGVVTTPWEQRCLRLGAHDGEQLTLFTLPEEERVIRERARRLLPN, from the coding sequence ATGATCGTACGTGGCATCAGCTGGCTCGGATCGCGCACCGACCACTTCGAGGACATGCGCGCGTTCCTCGCCGACGTCGTCGGCCTGCCCATCGGGCTCGACCAGCCGGGCGCCGTGGTCTTCGACCTGCCCGACGGCGACGCCTTCGAGGTCTTCAAGCCCGCCGACACCGAGCACTCCTTCTTCGAGCACCCGGTGGCCGGACTGCTCGTGGACGACGTCCGGGCGGCCAGGGCCGAACTCGAAGCGCACGGCGTCGCGTTCATCGGCGAGGTCCACGTCGGCGTCGAGACGTCGTGGGCCACGGAGTGGTCGCACTTCCGCGCCCCTGACGGCCACGTCTACGTCCTGGTCAGCCGCCCGGCCAAGCACCCGGGCGGCGGCCGCCGCCACTTCGACGAACTGCGCGTCTGCCTCAAGGTCACCGACCTCGACGCGGCCGTCCGCCTCTACCGCGACGGCCTCGGCCTGCCGATCGTCGACGAGTGGACCCACCCCGGCGGGCAGCGCGGCGTGCTGTTCGCCGTCGCGCCCGCGGCGATCGAGCTGTTCGACGAGGCCCAGTGGGACCTGGTCGACGATGCCGAGACGGGCGCGCGGCACGGCCGCGACCACGCGCTGCGCGTCGAGGTCCGCGACGAGGCCGAACTGGAGAGGCTCGCCGCCCGGCTCGCCGAGCACGGCGCCACCCGCGGGCCCGGCGTCGTGACCACTCCCTGGGAGCAGCGCTGCTTGCGCCTCGGCGCGCACGACGGCGAACAGCTCACCCTGTTCACGCTCCCCGAGGAGGAGCGCGTCATCCGCGAGCGGGCCCGGCGCCTGCTGCCCAACTGA
- a CDS encoding FAD-dependent oxidoreductase, with the protein MVDVLFRPGRIGTLDLANRVIKSPQTTALSNQDGTVTRRLVDHYKRLAEGGPGLVLVEYSHVDDDASKSIHAQLGISRREHVPGLGWLVDEVHAAGSKIGIQLEHCGRQKFLGTPPIKSASAVSWDYVESQYGNKPVPLTREEIAGVVGAFADAAERAYLARFDLVEVHAGHGYLLTNFLSPHTNKRADEYGGSFENRARLTLEVVAAIRARVPRDFPLSVRLSVTDYEPDGIPVEETVELARLLEACGVDVIHASGGHHALMEYEVSPWFMPRALHRWGWEKIKEAVSIPVIASGSLVSPQVAAEVLESGGADFVSLGRAMLADPDWTRKAREGRFLDIVPCIRCNDGCLDRGLNVGRSTGCAVNPRMGEEYSYPVEPAAAPRDVAVAGGGPAGLRAAAVLADRGHRVTLFEPGELGGALNRATLPAHRQDLAALRDHLVHQVRARDVRVVPAKADVPSLTGYDLVYIATGATPGALPGASAGEAADAGTPAGEVTSVAVIPAREVTDPAAVAAPVVVVGGGITGADTALWLAGAGHEVTLVEAGPAILANREVFTDAMALPGILEGKGVTIITGAEVAEVTGEGVRTATGRVVPAATVLVATGRVPDPSLADALRAAAPHVEVVTLGDAARPGRVMDALHGAFFAARRA; encoded by the coding sequence ATGGTGGACGTCCTGTTCCGCCCCGGCCGGATCGGCACCCTCGACCTGGCCAACCGGGTGATCAAGTCGCCGCAGACCACCGCCCTGTCCAACCAGGACGGCACGGTCACCCGGCGGCTGGTCGACCACTACAAGCGGCTGGCGGAAGGAGGCCCCGGCCTGGTCCTCGTGGAGTACAGCCACGTCGACGACGACGCCAGCAAGTCCATCCACGCCCAGCTCGGGATCTCCCGCCGCGAGCACGTCCCCGGCCTCGGCTGGCTCGTGGACGAGGTCCACGCGGCCGGGTCGAAGATCGGGATCCAGCTCGAACACTGCGGCAGGCAGAAGTTCCTCGGCACCCCGCCGATCAAGTCGGCGTCCGCGGTGTCGTGGGACTACGTGGAGTCCCAGTACGGCAACAAGCCCGTCCCGCTCACCAGAGAGGAGATCGCCGGCGTGGTCGGCGCGTTCGCCGACGCGGCCGAGCGCGCCTACCTCGCCAGGTTCGACCTGGTCGAGGTGCACGCCGGGCACGGATACCTGCTGACCAACTTCCTGTCCCCGCACACCAACAAGCGCGCCGACGAGTACGGCGGCTCCTTCGAGAACCGGGCGCGGCTGACGCTGGAGGTCGTGGCGGCCATCCGCGCGCGGGTCCCGCGCGACTTCCCGCTCAGCGTGCGCCTGTCGGTCACCGACTACGAGCCCGACGGCATCCCCGTCGAGGAGACCGTCGAGCTGGCCCGGCTGCTCGAAGCGTGCGGCGTGGACGTGATCCACGCCTCCGGCGGGCACCACGCCCTCATGGAGTACGAGGTCAGCCCGTGGTTCATGCCGCGCGCCCTGCACCGGTGGGGCTGGGAGAAGATCAAGGAGGCCGTCTCGATCCCCGTGATCGCGTCCGGGTCCCTGGTCAGCCCGCAGGTGGCCGCCGAGGTGCTGGAGAGCGGCGGCGCCGACTTCGTCTCGCTCGGACGCGCGATGCTGGCCGACCCCGACTGGACCCGCAAGGCCCGCGAGGGACGGTTCCTGGACATCGTGCCGTGCATCCGCTGCAACGACGGCTGCCTCGACCGCGGCCTCAACGTGGGGCGCTCCACCGGGTGCGCCGTCAACCCGCGGATGGGAGAGGAGTACTCCTACCCCGTCGAACCGGCGGCGGCGCCGCGCGACGTCGCGGTGGCAGGCGGCGGCCCGGCCGGGCTGCGCGCGGCGGCCGTGCTCGCCGACCGCGGCCACCGGGTCACGCTGTTCGAGCCCGGCGAACTCGGCGGCGCCCTCAACCGCGCCACCCTGCCCGCCCACCGCCAGGACCTGGCAGCCCTCCGCGACCACCTGGTCCACCAGGTACGCGCCAGGGACGTGCGCGTCGTCCCCGCCAAGGCCGACGTGCCGTCCCTGACCGGCTACGACCTCGTCTACATCGCCACCGGCGCCACCCCCGGCGCCCTCCCTGGTGCGTCGGCAGGCGAGGCCGCCGACGCGGGGACTCCAGCAGGCGAGGTCACCTCGGTGGCCGTGATCCCGGCGCGTGAGGTCACCGACCCGGCCGCCGTGGCCGCGCCGGTGGTCGTGGTGGGCGGTGGGATCACCGGGGCCGACACGGCGCTCTGGCTCGCCGGCGCCGGGCACGAGGTGACGCTCGTCGAGGCCGGGCCGGCCATCCTCGCCAACCGCGAGGTCTTCACCGACGCCATGGCCCTGCCCGGCATCCTGGAGGGGAAGGGGGTCACCATCATCACCGGCGCCGAGGTCGCCGAGGTCACCGGCGAGGGCGTGCGGACGGCGACCGGCCGGGTCGTCCCGGCCGCCACGGTCCTGGTCGCCACCGGCCGCGTGCCGGACCCGTCCCTGGCCGACGCCCTGCGCGCGGCGGCGCCGCACGTCGAGGTCGTCACCCTCGGCGACGCCGCCCGCCCCGGCCGCGTGATGGACGCCCTCCACGGCGCGTTCTTCGCGGCCCGCAGGGCCTGA
- a CDS encoding SDR family NAD(P)-dependent oxidoreductase: MGALDGKSVILTGAGSGIGRAVVVRFVAEGARVVAVDRDAGNLAHLRDELGDAVVPFAADVRSWDDNARAVRTAVSAFGGVDVYVANAGIFDGGRALADIPGEDLTAAAQEIFAVNVVAPMLGVRAAADELVKARGAVIITGSYASFHASGGGPLYTASKHAVLGLVRQLAYELAPDVRVNGVAPGVAPTRLGGIDALGQRPAESVMDGTREALPLQEIPSTAAYGGVYTLLANAADSGHITGTMLTADSGLAIRGLARPGGRVR; encoded by the coding sequence ATGGGCGCTCTCGATGGCAAGTCGGTGATCCTGACCGGCGCGGGGTCCGGCATCGGCCGGGCGGTCGTGGTCCGGTTCGTCGCCGAGGGCGCCCGCGTGGTCGCCGTGGACCGCGACGCGGGCAACCTCGCCCACCTGCGCGACGAGCTCGGCGACGCCGTGGTCCCGTTCGCCGCCGACGTGCGGTCCTGGGACGACAACGCGCGCGCGGTGCGGACGGCCGTGTCCGCGTTCGGCGGCGTCGACGTGTACGTGGCCAACGCCGGCATCTTCGACGGGGGCCGCGCCCTGGCCGACATCCCGGGAGAGGACCTCACGGCGGCGGCCCAGGAGATCTTCGCCGTGAACGTGGTCGCCCCCATGCTGGGCGTGCGCGCCGCGGCCGACGAACTGGTCAAGGCCCGGGGCGCGGTCATCATCACCGGCTCGTACGCGAGCTTCCACGCCTCCGGCGGCGGCCCGCTCTACACGGCCTCCAAGCACGCCGTGCTCGGGCTGGTCCGCCAGCTCGCCTACGAGCTGGCGCCCGACGTCCGTGTCAACGGGGTCGCGCCCGGCGTGGCCCCGACCCGGCTCGGCGGCATCGACGCCCTCGGGCAGCGCCCCGCCGAATCCGTCATGGACGGCACCCGCGAGGCCCTCCCGCTCCAGGAGATCCCCTCCACCGCGGCCTACGGCGGCGTCTACACCCTGCTCGCCAACGCCGCCGACTCCGGCCACATCACCGGCACGATGCTCACCGCCGACAGCGGCCTCGCCATCCGCGGCCTCGCGAGGCCCGGCGGCCGGGTGCGCTAG
- a CDS encoding amidohydrolase family protein, producing MNATLLPEGVPLAGVVDERGVWTSEGLGDHDALPGRFVLPGLVDAHGHLSVGVGEDGSPRALSMEETRRNLARARESGITAIRDTGGPGGVTLRLLHDRQGDGGALLVSGRFLAPSGQYFPALYEPVEATDLVAAARAEIAAGARWVKLVADFPMMREGAPPPADAVPSYSIADVRDLVQAVHEAGARVAAHTTTTLAGELVAAGVDSIEHGNRLTESDVLELAARGGAWTPTLCALLLPWPGEDEGRRERRARLRERFSHLLGVAVERDLTILTGTDVVGDIATEVRLLTELGVPPRRALEAASGAALRYLDVTGLAEGRPANLISYHEDPREDPETLARPAAVIAQGSRIL from the coding sequence GTGAACGCGACACTGCTCCCCGAGGGTGTTCCGCTGGCCGGTGTGGTCGACGAACGCGGCGTGTGGACGAGCGAGGGTCTCGGGGACCATGACGCGCTGCCCGGGCGGTTCGTCCTGCCAGGGCTGGTCGACGCGCACGGTCATCTCAGCGTGGGCGTCGGGGAGGACGGGAGCCCGCGCGCCCTGAGCATGGAGGAGACGCGACGCAACCTCGCCAGAGCCCGGGAGTCGGGGATCACGGCGATCCGGGACACGGGCGGCCCCGGCGGGGTGACCCTGCGGCTGTTGCACGACCGCCAGGGGGACGGCGGCGCGCTGCTGGTGTCCGGCCGGTTCCTCGCCCCGTCCGGGCAGTACTTCCCCGCCCTGTACGAACCGGTGGAGGCCACGGACCTCGTGGCGGCGGCCAGGGCCGAGATCGCCGCGGGGGCGCGCTGGGTGAAGCTGGTGGCCGACTTCCCCATGATGCGCGAGGGGGCGCCGCCGCCGGCCGACGCGGTCCCGTCCTACTCGATCGCCGACGTCCGTGACCTGGTACAGGCCGTCCACGAGGCGGGCGCACGCGTCGCCGCCCACACCACGACGACCTTGGCGGGAGAGCTGGTGGCCGCGGGCGTCGACTCGATCGAGCACGGCAACCGGCTCACCGAGTCCGATGTGCTGGAACTGGCCGCCCGGGGCGGGGCGTGGACCCCGACGTTGTGCGCGCTGCTCCTGCCCTGGCCCGGCGAGGACGAGGGGCGCCGCGAACGGCGCGCGCGGCTTCGGGAACGGTTCTCCCACCTGCTCGGCGTCGCCGTCGAGCGCGACCTGACGATCCTGACCGGCACCGACGTCGTCGGCGACATCGCCACCGAGGTCCGGCTGCTGACGGAACTCGGGGTGCCGCCGCGGCGGGCCCTGGAGGCGGCCAGCGGCGCGGCACTCCGCTACCTGGACGTGACCGGGCTCGCCGAGGGCCGCCCCGCGAACCTGATCAGCTATCACGAGGACCCGCGCGAGGACCCGGAGACCCTGGCCAGACCGGCGGCCGTCATCGCCCAAGGCAGCCGCATCCTGTAG
- a CDS encoding ATP-binding protein, with protein sequence MVALRRLRAWSGLTYRQLSRRAADAGRTLPHNTLAAALGRDGLPREELLSAFAFACGLDDKQVTTWITARRRLAMALAEPAQAERGGTERTAGRDTPAAPNHLPRRVNDFTGREAEVVRLVRTADTGVVLIDAIDGMAGVGKTALAVHVAHELTATYPDGQLYVNLHAHTPGRAALEPADALGALLRMAGLPADAIPAGTEEAAALWRATLAERRMLIVLDDAADAGQVRPLLPGVGGARVFVTSRRRLTGLEDTTVISLDMLPATAARTLLTQIVGRARATAEPEALAEVAELCGRLPLALRIAGSRLRHRPAWSLAHLADRLRDQHQRLRELRAGDRSVEAAFALSYQQVPAAQQRMFRLLGLLPGDDIDTAGAAALAAQPLEEAAELLEALLDAHLVEQPTVGRFSLHDLLRAHARAMSAGHDPESERARALDRLHEHYHRTATGAVDVLLAPAADRPPTSGTVPTLFSEERAATWLRSERGNLIAHAVHAVDHDRPGHTLELSRLLFQYLHLYGYHRDSLLLHVHALRAARDLGEEQAETDVHITLAGIHYDLGDYASGIRYADDALTLARRRGDLASQDRALTLRSNCLSEDHPRQALDGLHEALAISRTTGDSARLAVHLHNIGVSFRDGGLLDQALLHFEEAMAVVPRTDDQNMRAYVLHNLADTYFLYGQLDLALTCQREALALVRRIVNRNLEMCVDHSLSKIYLRRGDLPRALTHAERALALSVETGERTMRIVTLVNHGVVRQRSGRYAEAYPQHLQALHLARATGYRLGQGIALNALGELCLRAGAPAQAITYHRHAGISLPVNLFEQARALTGIARALQATGRPRAARRHLHQAERVLRR encoded by the coding sequence ATGGTGGCGCTGCGGCGGCTACGCGCGTGGTCCGGGCTGACCTACCGGCAGCTCAGCCGGCGAGCCGCCGACGCCGGGCGGACGTTGCCGCACAACACGCTGGCGGCGGCCCTCGGCCGGGACGGTCTGCCCCGTGAGGAGTTGCTGTCCGCCTTCGCCTTCGCCTGCGGGCTGGACGACAAGCAGGTCACCACCTGGATCACCGCCCGTCGCCGCCTCGCGATGGCGCTCGCCGAACCCGCCCAGGCGGAACGAGGCGGCACCGAACGAACGGCCGGGCGGGACACGCCCGCGGCGCCCAACCATCTGCCACGGCGTGTGAACGACTTCACCGGCCGTGAGGCCGAGGTGGTCCGGCTGGTGCGGACGGCGGACACCGGCGTCGTACTGATCGACGCGATCGACGGCATGGCGGGAGTCGGCAAGACGGCCTTGGCCGTGCATGTGGCCCACGAGTTGACCGCGACGTATCCCGACGGACAGCTCTACGTGAATCTGCACGCGCACACTCCGGGCCGGGCCGCACTCGAACCGGCCGATGCGCTCGGCGCGCTGCTGCGCATGGCAGGGCTGCCCGCCGACGCCATTCCTGCCGGGACGGAGGAGGCCGCCGCCCTGTGGCGGGCCACGCTGGCCGAGCGGCGCATGCTCATCGTGCTGGACGACGCCGCCGACGCCGGCCAGGTGCGGCCCCTCCTGCCCGGCGTGGGCGGTGCCCGGGTGTTCGTCACCAGCCGCCGACGTCTGACCGGCCTGGAGGACACCACGGTCATCTCGCTGGACATGCTGCCGGCGACCGCCGCGCGTACGCTGCTCACACAGATCGTCGGCCGAGCGAGGGCGACGGCGGAACCGGAGGCGCTGGCCGAGGTCGCCGAGTTGTGCGGACGCCTGCCGCTGGCCCTGCGCATCGCCGGATCCCGGCTACGGCACCGACCCGCCTGGAGCTTGGCGCACCTGGCGGACCGGCTGCGTGACCAGCACCAGCGGCTACGCGAACTGCGTGCAGGGGACCGCAGCGTGGAGGCGGCCTTCGCCCTGTCCTACCAGCAGGTGCCGGCCGCTCAGCAGCGCATGTTCCGGCTGCTCGGCTTGCTGCCCGGCGACGACATCGACACCGCGGGGGCCGCCGCGCTGGCCGCCCAGCCGCTGGAGGAGGCCGCGGAACTGCTGGAGGCGCTCCTGGACGCTCACCTCGTCGAGCAACCCACCGTAGGCCGGTTCTCCCTGCACGATCTGCTGCGCGCCCACGCCCGCGCCATGAGCGCCGGGCACGACCCGGAATCCGAACGGGCCCGAGCGCTCGACCGCTTGCACGAGCACTATCACCGCACTGCCACCGGGGCCGTCGACGTCCTGCTGGCCCCGGCCGCCGACCGGCCACCCACCTCCGGGACGGTGCCTACCCTGTTCAGCGAAGAGCGGGCCGCGACGTGGCTGCGGTCAGAACGCGGAAACCTGATCGCCCATGCCGTCCACGCCGTCGACCACGATCGCCCGGGGCACACCCTTGAGCTGTCCAGGCTGCTGTTCCAGTACCTGCACCTTTACGGCTACCACCGCGACAGCCTCCTCCTGCACGTCCACGCGCTGCGGGCCGCGCGAGACCTCGGTGAGGAACAAGCGGAAACCGACGTGCACATCACCCTGGCCGGAATCCACTACGACCTGGGCGACTACGCGTCGGGCATCCGATACGCCGATGACGCCCTGACCCTGGCCCGACGGCGTGGCGACCTGGCGAGCCAGGATCGAGCTCTGACGCTGCGATCCAACTGCCTGTCCGAGGACCACCCGCGACAGGCTCTGGACGGCCTCCACGAGGCCCTGGCCATCTCCAGGACGACCGGGGACAGTGCGCGGCTGGCGGTACACCTGCACAACATCGGCGTGTCCTTTCGCGACGGCGGCCTGCTGGACCAGGCACTGCTTCACTTCGAGGAAGCCATGGCCGTCGTCCCGCGCACTGACGATCAGAACATGCGCGCCTATGTCCTGCACAATCTCGCCGATACCTACTTTCTGTACGGACAGCTGGATCTGGCGCTGACCTGTCAACGTGAAGCGCTGGCCTTGGTGCGCCGAATCGTCAACCGCAACCTGGAAATGTGCGTCGACCACAGCCTCTCGAAGATCTACCTGCGGAGGGGGGACCTGCCGCGGGCACTGACGCATGCCGAGCGGGCGCTGGCCTTGAGCGTGGAGACCGGCGAACGCACCATGCGGATCGTGACGTTGGTCAATCACGGCGTGGTCCGCCAGCGATCGGGCCGCTACGCGGAGGCGTATCCTCAGCACCTTCAAGCGCTGCACCTGGCCCGCGCCACGGGATATCGACTAGGTCAGGGCATAGCGCTCAATGCGCTCGGCGAACTGTGCCTGCGGGCCGGGGCGCCCGCTCAGGCCATCACCTATCACCGACACGCAGGCATTTCTCTGCCTGTCAACCTGTTCGAGCAAGCTCGCGCTCTGACGGGGATCGCCCGTGCCCTGCAGGCCACCGGCCGTCCGCGAGCAGCCCGCCGGCACCTCCACCAAGCGGAACGCGTTCTCCGCCGCTGA
- a CDS encoding aminoglycoside 3'-phosphotransferase: MSGHVVAEIPTGPVAVPAVVAALAGDDTVTPVWRNELGGLTFRLEGGRDGVRYVKWVAAGTPEIDLPGEAVRLAWAQRWVTVPPVIEHGTDADGAWLVTAAVDGRSAVEPRWIADPATAAAAIGRGLRVLHDALPVERCPFEWSVERRLARADERIADGEGPADRFPEHRHLDLAEARARLGAPPPIDRLVVCHGDACAPNTLLHDDGTFAAHVDLGSLGVADRWADLAVAAWSTEWNHGPGYDGVVYEAYGIAPDPERIAYYRLLWDMA, translated from the coding sequence ATGAGCGGTCACGTCGTAGCAGAGATCCCGACCGGTCCGGTCGCCGTCCCCGCCGTCGTCGCGGCGCTCGCCGGCGACGACACGGTCACTCCGGTGTGGCGCAACGAGCTCGGCGGCCTGACGTTCCGCCTCGAGGGCGGGCGCGACGGCGTGAGGTACGTCAAGTGGGTGGCGGCCGGCACGCCGGAGATCGACCTTCCCGGCGAGGCCGTCCGCCTGGCCTGGGCGCAGAGATGGGTGACCGTCCCGCCCGTCATCGAGCACGGCACGGACGCCGACGGCGCGTGGCTGGTCACGGCGGCGGTCGACGGCCGTTCGGCGGTGGAGCCTCGGTGGATCGCCGACCCGGCGACCGCGGCCGCCGCCATCGGGCGAGGGCTGCGCGTGCTGCACGACGCCCTGCCCGTGGAGCGGTGCCCGTTCGAGTGGAGCGTCGAGCGGCGGCTCGCCCGCGCCGACGAGCGCATCGCCGACGGTGAAGGCCCGGCCGACCGGTTCCCCGAGCACCGGCACCTCGACCTCGCCGAGGCCCGGGCGCGCCTCGGCGCGCCGCCCCCCATCGACCGCCTGGTCGTCTGCCACGGCGACGCGTGCGCCCCCAACACGCTGCTCCACGACGACGGCACGTTCGCCGCGCACGTCGACCTGGGCTCCCTCGGCGTCGCCGACCGATGGGCCGACCTCGCGGTCGCCGCCTGGAGCACCGAGTGGAACCACGGCCCGGGGTACGACGGCGTCGTGTACGAGGCGTACGGGATCGCCCCGGACCCGGAACGCATCGCGTACTACCGGCTGCTCTGGGACATGGCCTGA